The proteins below come from a single Mycobacterium parmense genomic window:
- a CDS encoding GntR family transcriptional regulator codes for MPGKSERSRETARRVRDGLRARILGDGYGPGPLPPESDLSREFAVSRNTIRYVLDLLRAEGIVERRQGAGTFVVATKRTQDLSRLQGLAEEFQTPDISVANTVLRAEVTSAQTTVAQRLQIPVGAPVVFLERIRAVAGEPVSLDATYLLEEYGTPLLGLDLANTDVFRLLEETFDMRLGEASLTIEAVGSDPTVSDALGIAVHSPLLLIERLTLTEDGRPIDLEYLRIRGDRIALAGHVRRSADMQLGNLTTRRDRERAHTECC; via the coding sequence GTGCCTGGCAAGTCGGAGCGATCACGGGAAACGGCGCGACGCGTCCGTGACGGATTGCGCGCCCGCATCCTGGGCGACGGCTACGGCCCCGGGCCGCTGCCGCCGGAAAGCGATTTGAGTCGCGAGTTCGCGGTGAGCCGCAACACGATCCGTTACGTGCTGGATCTGTTGCGGGCCGAAGGAATTGTCGAACGCCGCCAGGGCGCCGGCACGTTCGTTGTGGCGACCAAGCGGACGCAGGATCTCAGCCGACTGCAGGGGCTTGCCGAGGAGTTCCAGACACCGGACATATCGGTGGCCAACACGGTGCTGCGCGCCGAAGTCACCAGCGCCCAAACGACGGTCGCGCAACGTCTGCAGATCCCGGTCGGTGCCCCGGTGGTGTTCCTCGAACGGATTCGTGCCGTCGCCGGCGAACCGGTGTCGCTCGACGCGACCTACCTGCTCGAGGAATACGGAACACCGCTGCTGGGACTCGATCTGGCGAACACCGACGTGTTCAGGTTGCTCGAGGAGACATTCGACATGCGTCTGGGCGAGGCGAGCCTCACCATCGAGGCCGTCGGTTCCGACCCCACCGTGTCGGACGCCCTGGGCATCGCGGTCCACTCACCGCTTCTGCTGATCGAGCGGCTCACCCTCACCGAAGATGGGCGGCCGATCGACCTGGAATACCTGCGCATCAGGGGCGACCGCATCGCGCTCGCCGGACACGTCCGCCGATCGGCGGACATGCAGCTCGGCAATCTGACGACACGGAGGGACAGAGAACGTGCACATACCGAATGTTGTTGA
- a CDS encoding YdeI/OmpD-associated family protein, with translation MSGERVPGGVVHKLPADLRESLIGNAAALAAWKDITPLARNEFICWVEDAKQQATRVRRIRRTQEELEEGKRRPCCWPGCKHRERTRS, from the coding sequence GTGAGCGGTGAACGGGTGCCCGGCGGAGTAGTGCACAAACTCCCCGCGGACCTGCGCGAGTCGTTGATCGGCAATGCGGCGGCCCTGGCCGCGTGGAAAGACATCACCCCGCTGGCCCGCAACGAGTTCATCTGTTGGGTCGAGGACGCCAAGCAGCAGGCGACGCGGGTGCGCCGCATTCGCCGGACCCAGGAAGAACTCGAGGAGGGAAAGCGCCGGCCGTGCTGTTGGCCCGGGTGCAAACATCGCGAACGCACCCGAAGTTAG
- a CDS encoding cyclopropane mycolic acid synthase family methyltransferase — protein sequence MPEKPSETLSLEPHFEDVQAHYDLSDEFFALFLDPTRTYSCAYFERDDMTLEQAQIAKVDLSLGKLGLRPGMTLLDIGCGWGTTIVRGLEQYDVNVVGLTLSRNQQAHVQQRLDEHPSPRTKRVLLQGWEQFDEKVDRIVSIGAFEHFGRDRYADFFKMAYEALPADGVMLLHTIIQPSREEFSERGLPITMTKLRFMKFIMDEIFPGGDLPSAKTVEEHAERAGFAVKRVQQLRPHYARTLDTWAGALEGRRDEAIAIQSQEVYDRYMKYLTGCADLFREGYTDVAQFTLAKG from the coding sequence TTGCCCGAAAAACCCAGCGAGACCCTCAGCTTGGAGCCGCATTTCGAGGACGTGCAGGCGCACTATGACCTGTCCGACGAGTTTTTCGCGCTCTTCCTCGACCCGACCCGCACCTACAGTTGCGCCTACTTCGAGCGCGACGACATGACGCTGGAACAGGCGCAGATCGCCAAGGTCGACCTGTCCCTGGGCAAGCTGGGCTTGCGGCCGGGGATGACGCTGCTGGACATCGGGTGCGGCTGGGGAACCACCATCGTTCGCGGGCTCGAGCAGTACGACGTCAACGTCGTGGGCTTGACGCTGAGCCGCAACCAGCAGGCGCATGTCCAGCAGCGCCTCGACGAGCACCCCAGCCCGCGCACGAAACGGGTGCTGCTGCAGGGCTGGGAGCAGTTCGACGAGAAGGTGGACCGAATCGTGTCGATCGGCGCGTTCGAACACTTCGGGCGCGACCGCTACGCCGACTTCTTCAAGATGGCCTACGAGGCGCTGCCTGCCGACGGTGTGATGCTCCTGCACACCATCATCCAGCCCAGCAGAGAGGAGTTCAGCGAGCGCGGACTCCCCATCACCATGACCAAGCTGCGGTTCATGAAATTCATCATGGACGAGATCTTCCCGGGTGGAGACCTCCCCAGCGCCAAGACCGTCGAAGAGCACGCGGAACGCGCCGGCTTTGCGGTCAAGAGGGTGCAGCAGCTGCGTCCGCATTACGCCCGCACGCTGGACACCTGGGCGGGCGCCCTCGAGGGGCGCCGCGACGAGGCGATCGCGATCCAGTCCCAGGAGGTCTACGACCGGTACATGAAGTACCTGACGGGTTGCGCCGACCTTTTCCGCGAGGGTTACACCGACGTCGCGCAGTTCACGCTCGCCAAAGGCTGA
- a CDS encoding hemerythrin domain-containing protein: MADITMLILADHDWFREQFAQLDYLQAQTPVDRGALARVWRPLADKLDVHAYIEEKIFYPQLLKRGTADAEGETLDAIGDHNDIRDGVRDANAAQLGTEEWWAAVGRTRVANDEHMGEEEREGLSDFRRNAPIGLREALGEQYSEFMRRHPTTEGLQIEDRDPQAYVDSIENGERSQPADFSLRIGSLKGK, translated from the coding sequence ATGGCTGACATCACCATGTTGATCCTCGCCGACCACGATTGGTTTCGCGAACAATTCGCCCAGCTGGACTATCTGCAGGCGCAGACGCCGGTCGACCGGGGCGCGCTCGCGCGGGTGTGGCGCCCCCTCGCCGACAAGCTCGACGTGCACGCCTACATCGAAGAGAAGATCTTCTACCCGCAGCTGTTGAAGCGTGGCACCGCCGACGCCGAGGGCGAAACGCTCGACGCCATCGGGGATCACAATGACATTCGCGACGGGGTTCGTGACGCCAACGCGGCCCAGCTCGGCACCGAGGAGTGGTGGGCGGCCGTCGGGCGCACGCGGGTTGCCAACGACGAGCACATGGGCGAAGAGGAACGCGAGGGACTGTCCGACTTCCGTCGCAATGCGCCGATCGGTCTTCGCGAAGCGCTCGGAGAGCAGTACAGCGAATTCATGCGCCGCCATCCGACCACCGAGGGTCTTCAGATCGAAGACCGCGACCCTCAGGCCTACGTCGACAGCATCGAAAACGGCGAACGCTCCCAACCGGCCGACTTCTCCCTGCGCATCGGCAGCCTCAAGGGCAAGTGA